One genomic segment of Pseudomonas fortuita includes these proteins:
- a CDS encoding phosphoglycerate kinase produces MTVLKMTDLDLQGKRVLIREDLNVPVKDGVVTSDARILAALPTIKLALEKGAAVMVCSHLGRPTEGEFSAENSLKPVADYLSKALGRDVPLVADYLDGVAVQAGELVLFENVRFNKGEKKNADELAQKYAALCDVFVMDAFGTAHRAEGSTHGVAKFAKVAAAGPLLAAELDALGKALKAPAKPMAAIVAGSKVSTKLDVLNSLSSVCDQLIVGGGIANTFLAAAGHPVGKSLYEPDLVDTAKAIAAKVSVPLPVDVVVAKAFAESAEATVKAIADVAADDMILDIGPQTAANFAELLKSSKTILWNGPVGVFEFDQFGNGTKVLAKAIAESAAFSIAGGGDTLAAIDKYGVSEQISYISTGGGAFLEFVEGKVLPAVAILEERAKA; encoded by the coding sequence ATGACCGTGTTGAAGATGACCGACCTCGACCTGCAAGGTAAGCGCGTACTGATCCGCGAAGACCTCAACGTGCCTGTGAAGGACGGTGTGGTAACCAGCGACGCGCGTATCCTGGCAGCGCTGCCGACCATCAAGCTGGCGCTGGAGAAGGGCGCGGCGGTAATGGTCTGCTCGCACCTGGGCCGCCCGACCGAAGGCGAATTCTCTGCCGAGAACAGCCTCAAGCCGGTTGCCGACTACCTGAGCAAGGCCCTGGGCCGTGATGTGCCGCTGGTGGCCGACTACCTGGACGGTGTCGCGGTACAAGCCGGTGAGCTGGTGCTGTTCGAGAACGTGCGCTTCAACAAGGGCGAGAAAAAGAACGCCGACGAGCTGGCGCAGAAGTACGCTGCCCTGTGCGATGTGTTCGTCATGGACGCTTTCGGCACCGCTCACCGCGCCGAAGGTTCGACCCACGGTGTGGCCAAGTTCGCCAAGGTTGCCGCTGCCGGTCCGCTGCTGGCGGCCGAGCTGGATGCCCTGGGCAAAGCTCTGAAAGCCCCGGCCAAGCCGATGGCGGCCATTGTTGCCGGCTCCAAGGTGTCTACAAAGCTGGACGTGCTGAACAGCCTGAGCAGTGTGTGCGACCAGCTGATCGTCGGTGGCGGTATTGCCAACACCTTCCTGGCTGCGGCCGGCCACCCGGTGGGCAAGTCGCTGTACGAGCCGGACCTGGTAGACACCGCCAAGGCCATCGCCGCCAAGGTCAGTGTACCGCTGCCAGTCGACGTGGTGGTTGCCAAGGCGTTTGCCGAGAGCGCCGAAGCTACCGTCAAGGCTATTGCCGACGTTGCTGCCGACGACATGATCCTGGATATCGGCCCGCAAACCGCGGCCAACTTCGCTGAGCTGCTGAAGTCGTCGAAGACCATCCTGTGGAACGGCCCGGTCGGCGTGTTCGAGTTCGACCAGTTCGGCAACGGCACCAAGGTGCTGGCCAAAGCCATTGCCGAGAGCGCAGCGTTTTCTATCGCCGGTGGCGGTGACACCCTGGCCGCCATCGACAAATATGGCGTTAGCGAGCAAATCTCCTACATTTCTACCGGTGGTGGTGCTTTCCTCGAGTTCGTCGAGGGCAAGGTCCTGCCAGCGGTAGCAATCCTGGAAGAGCGGGCCAAAGCCTGA
- the epd gene encoding erythrose-4-phosphate dehydrogenase, translating into MPHLRPYKVALNGYGRIGRCVLRALVERGAKAGFEIVALNDLADQASLEYLTRFDSTHGRFPGEVKVDGDCLHINGDCVKVMRSATPEGIDWAALDIDLVLECTGAYNTRADGQRFLDAGAPRVLFSQPMASEADVDATVVYGINQACLTGSERLVSNASCTTNCGVPLLRVLDQAFGIEYVQITTIHSAMNDQPVIDAYHHEDLRRTRSAFQSVIPVSTGLARGIERLLPELAGRIQAKAVRVPTVNVSCLDITLQTARDTSAAEVNRVLREAALEGPLKGLLAYTELPHASCDFNHDPHSAIVDASQTRVSGPRLVNLLAWFDNEWGFANRMLDVAEHFLHVVHPTRNKQP; encoded by the coding sequence ATGCCCCACCTGCGTCCCTACAAAGTTGCACTCAACGGTTATGGCCGCATCGGCCGCTGTGTCCTGCGCGCGCTGGTCGAGCGGGGGGCAAAGGCCGGGTTCGAGATCGTCGCGCTGAACGACCTGGCCGACCAGGCCAGCCTTGAGTACCTGACACGCTTCGACTCCACCCACGGGCGTTTCCCCGGCGAGGTGAAAGTCGACGGTGACTGTCTGCATATCAATGGCGACTGCGTGAAGGTTATGCGCAGTGCCACCCCCGAAGGCATCGACTGGGCTGCGCTGGACATCGACCTGGTGCTGGAGTGCACCGGTGCCTACAACACCCGTGCTGATGGCCAGCGCTTTCTCGACGCCGGCGCGCCGCGCGTGCTGTTCTCGCAACCGATGGCCAGTGAAGCCGACGTCGATGCCACGGTGGTCTACGGCATCAACCAGGCGTGCCTGACCGGCAGCGAGCGCCTGGTGTCCAATGCCTCGTGCACCACCAACTGCGGCGTGCCACTGCTGCGTGTGCTGGACCAGGCGTTCGGCATCGAATACGTGCAGATCACCACCATCCACTCGGCGATGAACGACCAGCCGGTGATCGACGCCTACCACCACGAAGACCTGCGCCGCACGCGTTCGGCCTTCCAGTCGGTGATCCCGGTGTCCACTGGTCTGGCCCGTGGCATCGAGCGCCTGCTCCCGGAACTTGCCGGGCGAATCCAGGCCAAAGCGGTACGTGTACCGACCGTCAACGTCTCGTGCCTGGACATCACCCTGCAGACCGCCCGGGACACCAGCGCGGCCGAGGTCAACCGGGTGTTGCGCGAGGCCGCGCTGGAAGGCCCGCTGAAAGGCTTGTTGGCCTACACCGAGTTGCCGCACGCCAGCTGTGATTTCAACCATGACCCGCATTCGGCGATTGTCGATGCCAGCCAGACCCGTGTTTCCGGCCCCCGCCTGGTGAACTTGCTGGCCTGGTTCGACAACGAATGGGGTTTTGCCAACCGTATGCTCGACGTTGCCGAACACTTTCTGCACGTCGTTCACCCAACCCGCAACAAACAGCCCTGA
- the tkt gene encoding transketolase, with protein sequence MPSRRERANAIRALSMDAVQKANSGHPGAPMGMADIAEVLWRDYLKHNPSNPSFADRDRFVLSNGHGSMLIYSLLHLTGYDVTLDDLKSFRQLHSRTPGHPEFGYTPGVETTTGPLGQGLANAVGFALAEKVLGAQFNREGHNVVDHHTYVFLGDGCMMEGISHEVASLAGTLGLNKLVAFYDDNGISIDGEVEGWFTDDTPKRFESYNWLVIRNVNGHDADEIRTAIETARKSDRPTLICCKTIIGFGSPNKQGKEDCHGAPLGNDEIALARKELNWNHGPFEVPADIYAEWDAKQAGAKAEAEWNQRFDAYAAAFPELASELKRRLSGELPADFAEKAAAYIAEVAAKGETIASRKASQNTLNAFGPLLPELLGGSADLAGSNLTLWKGCKGVSHEDANGNYMYYGVREFGMTAIMNGVALHGGLVPYGATFLMFMEYARNAVRMSALMKQRVIHVYTHDSIGLGEDGPTHQPIEQLASLRSTPNLDTWRPADAVESAVSWKHALERKDGPSALIFSRQNLQHQVRSDAQIADIARGGYVLKDCAGEPELILIATGSEVGLAVQAFDKLTEQGRKVRVVSMPSTSVFDAQDAAYKQSVLPLEVGARIAIEAAHADFWYKYVGLEGRIIGMTTYGESAPASALFEEFGFTLENILGTAEELLED encoded by the coding sequence ATGCCCAGCCGTCGTGAACGTGCCAACGCCATTCGTGCCCTCAGCATGGATGCCGTGCAAAAGGCCAACAGCGGCCATCCAGGTGCCCCCATGGGCATGGCGGATATCGCCGAAGTGCTTTGGCGCGACTATCTGAAGCACAACCCGAGCAACCCGAGTTTCGCCGACCGTGACCGCTTTGTGCTGTCCAACGGCCACGGCTCGATGCTGATCTACTCGCTGCTGCACCTGACCGGCTACGACGTCACCCTCGATGACCTCAAGTCGTTCCGCCAGCTGCACAGCCGTACCCCGGGCCACCCGGAGTTCGGCTACACCCCGGGTGTCGAGACCACCACCGGCCCGCTGGGCCAAGGCCTGGCCAACGCCGTGGGCTTTGCCCTGGCCGAGAAAGTACTGGGCGCCCAGTTCAACCGTGAAGGCCACAACGTCGTCGACCACCACACCTATGTGTTCCTGGGCGATGGCTGCATGATGGAAGGTATTTCCCACGAAGTCGCCTCGCTGGCCGGCACCCTGGGCCTGAACAAGCTGGTCGCCTTCTACGACGACAACGGCATTTCCATCGACGGTGAAGTGGAAGGCTGGTTCACTGACGACACGCCGAAGCGTTTCGAGTCCTACAACTGGCTGGTGATCCGCAACGTCAACGGCCACGACGCCGACGAGATCCGTACCGCCATCGAGACCGCCCGCAAGAGCGACCGTCCGACCCTGATCTGCTGCAAGACCATCATCGGTTTCGGTTCGCCGAACAAGCAGGGCAAGGAAGACTGCCACGGTGCTCCGCTGGGCAACGACGAAATCGCCCTGGCGCGCAAGGAACTGAACTGGAACCACGGTCCGTTCGAAGTCCCTGCCGACATCTACGCCGAGTGGGACGCCAAGCAAGCCGGTGCCAAGGCCGAAGCCGAATGGAACCAGCGTTTCGATGCCTATGCCGCTGCCTTCCCGGAACTGGCCAGCGAACTCAAGCGCCGCCTGAGCGGTGAGCTGCCGGCCGACTTCGCAGAAAAAGCCGCTGCCTATATTGCTGAAGTCGCGGCCAAGGGCGAGACCATTGCCAGCCGCAAGGCCAGCCAGAACACCCTGAACGCCTTTGGCCCGCTGCTGCCGGAATTGCTGGGCGGCTCGGCCGACCTGGCCGGCTCCAACCTGACCTTGTGGAAAGGTTGCAAGGGCGTCAGCCATGAAGATGCCAATGGCAACTACATGTACTACGGCGTGCGCGAGTTCGGCATGACCGCGATCATGAACGGCGTTGCCCTGCACGGTGGCCTGGTGCCTTACGGCGCGACCTTCCTGATGTTCATGGAATACGCCCGCAACGCCGTGCGCATGTCTGCCCTGATGAAGCAGCGCGTGATCCACGTCTACACCCACGATTCCATCGGCCTGGGCGAAGACGGCCCGACCCACCAGCCGATCGAGCAGCTGGCCAGCCTGCGCAGCACGCCAAACCTGGACACCTGGCGCCCGGCCGATGCGGTGGAATCCGCCGTGTCCTGGAAGCACGCTCTGGAGCGCAAGGACGGCCCGTCGGCGCTGATCTTCTCGCGTCAGAACCTGCAGCATCAGGTGCGCAGCGATGCGCAGATCGCCGACATCGCCCGTGGCGGTTACGTGCTCAAGGATTGCGCTGGCGAGCCTGAGCTGATCCTGATCGCCACCGGTTCGGAAGTGGGCCTGGCTGTTCAGGCGTTCGACAAACTGACCGAGCAAGGCCGCAAGGTGCGTGTCGTGTCGATGCCGAGCACCAGCGTGTTCGACGCTCAGGATGCAGCCTACAAGCAGTCTGTGCTGCCGCTGGAAGTGGGTGCGCGCATCGCCATCGAAGCTGCCCACGCCGACTTCTGGTACAAGTACGTCGGCCTGGAGGGCCGTATCATTGGCATGACCACTTACGGTGAGTCGGCGCCAGCTTCGGCACTGTTCGAAGAGTTCGGCTTCACCCTGGAAAACATCCTCGGTACTGCCGAAGAGCTGCTGGAAGACTGA
- a CDS encoding ArsR/SmtB family transcription factor translates to MNLRAQSNPEQHETLAALCKASGDALRLNVLRALANDSFGVLELAQIFDIGQSGMSHHLKVLAQAELVATRREGNAIFYRRALPDSLRLGGRLHAALLEEVDELALPPAVQARIAQVQQRRAVTSQDFFLRVEEKFRAQQDLIAGLPQYRESLLALLDKLHFDPAASALEVGPGDGGFLPDLARRFARVTALDNSPTMLELARQVCQREGLDNVNLQLADALGATDVAADCVVLNMVLHHFSDPALALRQLAKRVKAGGSLLVTELCSHDQGWARDACGDLWLGFEQDDLARWANAAGLAHGDSLYVGLRNGFQIQVRHFQRTAGDIHHR, encoded by the coding sequence ATGAACCTGCGTGCGCAATCAAACCCCGAGCAACACGAAACATTGGCCGCCTTGTGCAAAGCCAGTGGGGACGCGCTGCGCCTGAACGTATTGCGCGCCCTGGCCAACGACTCGTTCGGCGTGCTGGAGCTGGCGCAGATCTTCGACATCGGCCAGTCGGGCATGAGCCACCACCTGAAGGTGCTGGCCCAGGCCGAGCTGGTGGCAACGCGCCGCGAAGGCAACGCCATCTTCTATCGCCGCGCACTGCCCGACAGCCTGCGCCTGGGCGGTCGGCTGCATGCGGCGCTGCTCGAAGAAGTCGACGAGCTGGCCCTGCCGCCGGCCGTGCAGGCGCGAATAGCCCAGGTGCAACAACGCCGCGCGGTTACCAGCCAGGATTTCTTCCTGCGCGTGGAAGAGAAGTTTCGCGCACAGCAAGACCTGATCGCCGGGCTGCCGCAGTACCGCGAAAGCCTGCTGGCGCTGCTCGACAAACTGCATTTCGACCCGGCCGCCAGTGCCCTGGAGGTCGGCCCCGGGGACGGTGGCTTCCTCCCCGACCTGGCCCGGCGCTTCGCCCGGGTCACCGCGCTGGACAACAGCCCGACCATGCTCGAACTGGCGCGCCAGGTCTGCCAGCGCGAGGGGCTCGACAACGTGAACCTGCAGTTGGCCGATGCACTGGGTGCAACGGATGTGGCCGCCGACTGCGTTGTGCTGAACATGGTGCTGCACCATTTCAGCGATCCGGCCCTGGCCTTGCGCCAGCTGGCCAAGCGGGTGAAGGCAGGCGGCAGCCTGCTGGTCACCGAGTTGTGCAGCCATGACCAAGGGTGGGCGCGGGACGCCTGCGGCGACCTTTGGCTTGGCTTTGAACAGGACGACCTGGCCCGCTGGGCCAACGCTGCCGGGCTGGCCCATGGGGACAGCCTGTACGTGGGCTTGCGTAACGGTTTCCAGATCCAGGTCCGCCATTTCCAGCGGACGGCTGGCGACATACACCATCGGTAA
- the metK gene encoding methionine adenosyltransferase, which produces MSEYSLFTSESVSEGHPDKIADQISDAVLDAIIAQDKYARVACETLVKTGVAIIAGEVTTSAWVDLEDLVRKVIIDIGYNSSDVGFDGATCAVMNIIGKQSVDIAQGVDRSKPEDQGAGDQGLMFGYASNETEVLMPAPICFSHRLVERQAEARKSGLLPWLRPDAKSQVTCRYENGKVVGIDAVVLSTQHNPEVSQKDLQEAVMELIVKHTLPAELLHKGTQYHINPTGNFIIGGPVGDCGLTGRKIIVDSYGGMARHGGGAFSGKDPSKVDRSAAYAGRYVAKNIVAAGLAERCEIQVSYAIGVAQPTSISINTFGTGKVSDDKIIQLVRECFDLRPYAITTMLDLLHPMYQETAAYGHFGREPQQKTVGDDTFTTFTWERTDRAQSLRDAAGL; this is translated from the coding sequence ATGAGCGAATACTCCCTTTTCACCTCCGAGTCCGTGTCCGAAGGGCATCCGGACAAGATCGCCGACCAGATTTCGGACGCCGTCCTTGATGCCATCATCGCCCAGGACAAATATGCCCGCGTAGCGTGCGAAACCCTGGTCAAGACCGGTGTCGCCATCATTGCCGGCGAAGTCACCACCTCGGCCTGGGTCGACCTGGAAGACCTGGTGCGCAAGGTCATCATCGACATCGGCTACAACAGCTCCGACGTCGGCTTCGACGGCGCCACCTGCGCCGTGATGAACATCATCGGCAAGCAGTCTGTGGACATCGCCCAGGGCGTGGACCGCTCCAAACCTGAAGACCAGGGCGCCGGTGACCAGGGCCTGATGTTCGGTTATGCCAGCAACGAAACCGAAGTACTGATGCCGGCACCGATCTGCTTCTCGCACCGTCTGGTTGAGCGCCAGGCCGAAGCGCGCAAGTCCGGCCTGCTGCCGTGGCTGCGCCCGGATGCGAAGTCGCAGGTCACCTGCCGCTACGAAAACGGCAAGGTGGTCGGTATCGACGCCGTGGTGCTGTCGACCCAGCACAACCCTGAAGTCTCGCAGAAAGACCTGCAAGAAGCCGTGATGGAACTGATCGTCAAGCACACCCTGCCTGCCGAGCTGCTGCACAAGGGCACCCAGTACCACATCAACCCGACCGGCAACTTCATCATCGGTGGCCCGGTGGGTGACTGTGGCCTGACCGGCCGCAAGATCATCGTCGACTCCTACGGCGGCATGGCCCGCCATGGTGGTGGTGCGTTCTCCGGCAAGGACCCGTCCAAGGTCGACCGTTCCGCCGCCTATGCCGGCCGCTACGTAGCCAAGAACATCGTTGCCGCCGGCCTGGCCGAGCGTTGCGAGATCCAGGTGTCGTACGCCATTGGCGTGGCCCAGCCGACCTCCATCTCGATCAACACCTTCGGTACCGGCAAGGTCTCCGACGACAAGATCATCCAGCTGGTGCGCGAGTGCTTCGACCTGCGTCCGTACGCCATCACCACCATGCTCGACCTGCTGCACCCGATGTACCAGGAAACCGCTGCCTACGGCCACTTCGGCCGCGAGCCGCAGCAGAAGACTGTCGGCGACGACACCTTCACCACCTTCACCTGGGAGCGCACCGACCGCGCCCAGTCGTTGCGTGACGCTGCCGGCCTGTAA
- the ligB gene encoding NAD-dependent DNA ligase LigB — protein MPYLLLFTLLFTLNAPLARATSCPDWNPQQAEAEVAQLRATLTRWDENYHRQGVALVADELYDQSRERLNHLQQCFAVGSSPSPLASARGPVTHPVPHTGVDKLADRQAVARWMAGKTGVWVQPKVDGVAVSLTYQQGRLVQLTSRGDGVHGHDWSRHIPQLGAVTRQLPMPIDLHLQGELYLRLNEHIQAKAGSTNARGTVAGLLARKQLTAEQGDTIGLFVWGWPQGPDQQAERLAQLAHLGFPDSQRYSIAIDTLEDATHWRGHWYNSPLPFATDGVILRQGRRPPAKRWQAKAPYWIAAWKYPYVQALAEVRDVRFRVGRTGRVTPIVQVQSVTLDDRRISQVSLGSLARWQALDIRPGDQVAISLAGLTIPRLDHVVHSAVERQPLAAPAPDQHHAHSCWQASEGCEEQFIARLTWLGGKQGLALPRTGPGTWRRLVEAGLVTSMTDWLHLDAERLQQVPGISSLTAAQLLGSFDQARSRPFDLWLRGIGAPVSKHLQLTGDWAELASRSAGQWQTVPGIGAKRSRQLVDFFAAPEVQAIAARLAKTGIEGFPASPQRIEQ, from the coding sequence ATGCCGTATCTGCTGTTGTTCACCCTGCTATTTACGCTGAACGCCCCATTGGCCAGGGCTACCTCATGCCCTGACTGGAACCCGCAACAGGCCGAGGCCGAAGTTGCGCAGCTGCGCGCCACGCTCACCCGATGGGACGAAAACTACCATCGCCAGGGTGTTGCCCTGGTCGCCGATGAACTGTACGACCAAAGCCGCGAGCGCCTGAATCACCTGCAGCAGTGCTTCGCGGTTGGCAGCAGCCCCTCCCCTTTGGCCAGCGCTCGTGGCCCGGTAACCCACCCCGTGCCGCATACCGGCGTCGACAAGCTGGCAGACCGCCAGGCCGTAGCGCGATGGATGGCCGGCAAGACCGGCGTGTGGGTACAGCCCAAGGTCGACGGTGTTGCAGTTTCCCTCACTTACCAGCAGGGTCGATTGGTGCAGCTCACCAGCCGGGGTGACGGTGTACATGGCCATGACTGGAGCCGACACATTCCACAACTGGGCGCAGTCACCCGACAGTTGCCCATGCCGATTGACCTGCACTTGCAAGGTGAGCTGTATCTGCGCCTGAACGAACATATACAAGCCAAGGCAGGTAGCACCAACGCCCGCGGCACTGTGGCCGGGCTGCTCGCACGCAAGCAACTGACCGCCGAGCAAGGGGACACTATCGGCCTGTTCGTATGGGGCTGGCCGCAGGGCCCCGACCAGCAGGCCGAACGCCTCGCACAGCTCGCTCACCTGGGTTTCCCGGATAGCCAGCGTTACAGCATCGCCATCGACACGTTGGAAGATGCAACGCACTGGCGTGGGCACTGGTACAACTCCCCCCTGCCCTTCGCCACCGACGGCGTGATCCTGCGCCAGGGCCGCCGGCCGCCCGCCAAGCGCTGGCAGGCCAAGGCACCGTACTGGATCGCGGCCTGGAAATACCCCTATGTACAAGCCTTGGCCGAAGTGCGCGACGTGCGCTTTCGGGTTGGCCGCACCGGCAGGGTCACGCCCATTGTGCAGGTACAGTCGGTAACCCTCGATGACCGGCGCATTTCCCAGGTAAGCCTTGGCTCGCTGGCGCGCTGGCAAGCCTTGGACATCCGCCCCGGCGACCAGGTGGCCATCAGTCTTGCCGGGCTGACCATTCCACGCCTGGACCACGTCGTGCACAGCGCTGTCGAGCGCCAGCCACTGGCCGCGCCTGCACCCGACCAGCATCATGCCCACAGCTGCTGGCAGGCCAGCGAAGGCTGTGAAGAGCAATTCATTGCCCGGCTTACCTGGCTTGGCGGAAAACAAGGCCTGGCCTTGCCGCGTACCGGGCCCGGCACGTGGCGCCGGCTGGTCGAAGCGGGCTTGGTAACATCAATGACCGATTGGCTGCATCTTGATGCCGAGCGCCTGCAGCAGGTACCCGGCATAAGTAGCCTGACGGCCGCACAGCTGCTGGGCAGTTTCGACCAAGCACGCTCACGGCCATTCGATCTGTGGCTGCGCGGCATTGGCGCGCCCGTCAGCAAGCATCTGCAACTGACGGGCGACTGGGCAGAGCTGGCTTCACGCAGTGCCGGGCAATGGCAAACCGTGCCCGGCATTGGCGCAAAACGCTCGCGCCAACTTGTGGATTTCTTCGCGGCCCCTGAGGTGCAGGCCATTGCTGCACGGTTGGCGAAAACCGGCATAGAGGGGTTCCCCGCTAGCCCCCAGCGCATTGAGCAATGA
- a CDS encoding DUF1090 domain-containing protein, with product MKRISTLFLLASLGLAAGAVQAAQPDPGLTGCAAKRSAIENQLKIARDHGNSDQVAGLEEALRGVDNCTDASLRKEREQKVLDARHEVVQREKDLKKAEKKGDAEKINKRKDKLAESRKELQKAVDDLDH from the coding sequence ATGAAACGCATTTCGACTCTTTTCCTGCTCGCATCACTGGGTTTGGCTGCGGGAGCTGTACAAGCGGCCCAGCCGGACCCAGGCCTGACCGGTTGCGCCGCCAAGCGCAGCGCCATCGAGAACCAGTTGAAAATCGCCCGCGACCACGGCAACAGCGACCAGGTCGCAGGGCTGGAGGAAGCACTGCGTGGCGTGGACAACTGCACCGACGCGAGCCTGCGCAAAGAGCGTGAGCAGAAGGTGCTGGATGCACGTCACGAAGTGGTGCAGCGGGAAAAAGACCTGAAGAAAGCCGAGAAAAAAGGCGACGCGGAGAAGATCAACAAGCGCAAGGACAAGCTTGCCGAATCGCGTAAAGAATTGCAGAAAGCGGTAGACGATCTGGATCACTGA
- a CDS encoding c-type cytochrome, translating to MLKRLTVVLLAALALSGCDRVDPNSPLGKRKVIFKDMLKTSEDLGGMLRGRLPFDGLKFADGALKLDSLSHQPWQHFPEVRDGGDSAARAAVWERQARFHELARQLESVTGELVDVSRSQPLDAAQLKAPMDKVEAACKACHTEFRNH from the coding sequence ATGTTGAAGCGATTGACCGTTGTTCTGCTGGCAGCCCTGGCCCTGAGCGGTTGCGACCGGGTTGACCCGAACTCGCCGCTGGGCAAGCGCAAGGTAATCTTCAAGGACATGCTCAAGACCAGCGAAGACTTGGGCGGTATGCTGCGTGGCCGGCTGCCGTTCGACGGGCTGAAGTTTGCCGATGGCGCGCTGAAGCTGGACAGCCTTTCGCACCAGCCCTGGCAGCACTTCCCCGAGGTACGCGATGGCGGTGATAGCGCCGCGCGCGCAGCGGTATGGGAGCGCCAGGCGCGCTTTCATGAACTGGCCCGGCAGCTGGAAAGCGTTACGGGCGAGCTGGTCGATGTCAGCCGCAGCCAGCCGCTGGACGCTGCACAGCTGAAAGCGCCGATGGACAAGGTCGAAGCGGCGTGCAAGGCGTGCCATACCGAGTTTCGTAATCATTGA
- the mltA gene encoding murein transglycosylase A: MTSALRHLAWTLPVLALLAGCNGGETAKPEPHAIATYAPATFKDLPAVSDEDLLAGFYAWRNGCEKLKRDPVWAATCEAAGNATASAAQVRTFLEQNLQVYGLRSAENKANGLITGYYEPVYPGSLSQSATNHVAVYGIPDDMIVVDLASVYPELKGKRLRGRLDGRVLKPYDTAEVINRNGVKAPVLAWLTDPMDLQFLQIQGSGRVQLEDGRQLRLGYADQNGHPYRPIGRWLVEQGQLKKEDVSMGAIHAWAQANPQRVPELLASNPSYVFFSTRPDSNEGPRGSLNVPLTAGYSVAIDRKVIPLGSLLWLSTTRPDGSPVVRPVGAQDTGGAIAGEVRADLFWGTGPEAGELAGNMKQQGQIWMLWPKGQPLPEVPKVL; encoded by the coding sequence ATGACATCTGCCTTGCGCCACCTGGCCTGGACACTTCCGGTGCTGGCGTTGCTGGCCGGCTGCAACGGCGGCGAGACCGCCAAGCCCGAGCCCCACGCCATCGCCACTTATGCTCCGGCCACATTCAAAGACCTGCCCGCAGTCAGCGACGAAGACCTGCTGGCCGGTTTCTACGCCTGGCGCAACGGCTGTGAGAAACTCAAGCGCGACCCAGTGTGGGCCGCCACCTGCGAAGCGGCCGGCAACGCCACGGCGAGCGCCGCCCAGGTACGTACATTCCTTGAACAGAACCTGCAGGTATACGGCCTGCGCTCCGCCGAGAACAAGGCCAACGGCCTGATTACCGGCTACTACGAGCCGGTCTACCCCGGCAGCCTGAGCCAGTCAGCGACCAACCATGTGGCGGTCTACGGCATTCCTGATGACATGATCGTGGTCGACCTTGCCAGCGTGTACCCCGAACTCAAGGGTAAACGCCTGCGCGGCCGGCTTGATGGCCGGGTGCTCAAGCCATACGACACTGCCGAAGTGATCAACCGTAACGGCGTCAAGGCACCGGTGCTGGCCTGGCTGACCGACCCGATGGACCTGCAATTCCTGCAGATCCAGGGTTCTGGGCGGGTACAACTGGAAGACGGCCGTCAGCTGCGCCTGGGCTACGCCGATCAGAACGGCCACCCCTACCGGCCGATCGGCCGCTGGCTGGTGGAGCAGGGTCAGTTGAAAAAAGAAGACGTGAGCATGGGTGCCATTCATGCCTGGGCCCAGGCCAATCCGCAGCGAGTACCGGAACTGCTGGCCAGCAACCCCAGCTATGTGTTCTTCAGCACCCGCCCGGACAGTAACGAAGGCCCGCGCGGTTCGTTGAACGTACCGCTGACAGCGGGCTACAGCGTGGCCATCGACCGCAAGGTGATTCCGCTGGGCAGCCTGTTGTGGCTTTCCACCACGCGCCCGGACGGCTCGCCAGTGGTGCGCCCGGTGGGTGCGCAGGACACGGGAGGGGCGATTGCGGGTGAAGTGCGCGCCGACCTGTTCTGGGGCACCGGGCCGGAAGCCGGCGAGCTGGCGGGGAACATGAAGCAGCAGGGGCAGATCTGGATGCTCTGGCCTAAAGGCCAGCCACTACCTGAGGTACCTAAGGTCCTTTGA
- a CDS encoding MAPEG family protein — MTVALWCILIALMLNPLCALIAKVASGRFGLKDNHDPRAFLDTLSGLPRRAHAAQQNGYEAFPAFAAAVLVADIVGNAEQVTQDVLGVMYITSRLLYIICYLADWAALRSLVWFAGLAIIVSFFVVSI; from the coding sequence ATGACCGTTGCCCTGTGGTGCATCCTGATCGCGCTGATGCTGAACCCGCTGTGTGCCTTGATCGCCAAAGTGGCCAGCGGCCGGTTTGGCCTCAAGGACAATCACGACCCGCGCGCTTTCCTTGATACCTTGTCGGGCTTGCCGCGGCGGGCCCATGCGGCGCAGCAGAATGGCTACGAGGCGTTCCCGGCGTTTGCTGCTGCGGTACTGGTGGCGGATATTGTCGGCAATGCCGAGCAGGTGACGCAGGATGTGCTGGGGGTGATGTACATCACCAGCCGCTTGCTTTACATCATCTGCTACCTGGCCGATTGGGCGGCCTTGCGCTCGCTGGTGTGGTTTGCCGGGTTGGCAATTATCGTGTCGTTCTTCGTGGTTTCCATCTGA